The nucleotide sequence TGGGAGGTACGGCGCAGCAGGTCGAAGGCCTCGTCGGCGGTCAGGCCGCGTCGCTGCATGAGGATTCCTTTGGCCTGCCCGATGACGTCGCGCGATTCGACCGCACGCCGCAGATGGCTGGCTTCCAGCTCCGCCCGGCTCACGGCGCTGGTGGTCGCCAGCGCGAGTGAGCCGTGGGTCGCCAGCAGCAACGCGGTGTCCTGTGCCTGCGAATCGAGCGCCCCGGGGCGGCGGCTGTAGATGTTCAGCGCGCCGGGCAGCCTCGGTGGAGCCGCGTCGGGTACCAGCACGGTGGACAGGATCGCGGTGAAACCATGCCGCACGGCGGCCCGGGAAAAGTCCGGCCACCTCTTCTCCGCCCTCAGGTCTTCACTGCGGGTGTAACCGGGGCTTTCGCTGTCCGCGGTGTCGACGCACGGCCCCGTGCCCGCGCGGTACTGCACCTCGTCGAGTTCCAGCCCCACCTCGCCGGTCGAGACGGGGGTGTGGAAGCCCCCGTGCGGGGCACGCAGGGTGACCGACACCAGGTCCGCGCCCGGGACGACCCGGTACGCGGCGGCGACCACCTGTTCCAGTACCTGGGCGGGCGTCGAGGCGGCCAGCAGCAGCCGCGTGAGTCCGATGAACTGCTCGGCCAGCGGACCGTCCGACATGTTCTCGCCGGAGCCGAATCCGGCCTTGTCACGCTGCCACTGTCGTTCGTCCGCCATCGCTGACCATCCAGTCGTGTTCGGTGTTCTCCACCGGATACCCCACGGCGTCGTCGCCCAATCGAGTCCGATGTGGACAGTGCCTCAGGGCTCGACCCTGGCGCGGAGAAGGCAGAACACGTTTCCCTCGGGATCGGCGAGCACATGCCACGACTCTTCCCCCGTCTGGCCGACGTCGGCGGGCCGGGCCCCGGCGGCGAGCAGCCGCTCCAGCTCCGCGTCCTGATCGCGGTCGGTGGGGTTCACGTCGATGTGCAGCGGGAGCTTGCCCGGCTTCGGATCGTCGCTGCGGCTCAGGATCAACGTCGGCTGAGGTCCGCCGAAGCCGGCGCCGGGCGGCCCGATTTCGATGTCGTCGCCGTCCTTGCCGATTTCGACGTAGCCGAGCACTTCGCACCAGAAAGCCGCCATCCGGACCGGGTCGGCGCAGTCGAGGATGAGTTCGGTGATACGGCAGGCCATACGGCGAGGATAGCCGGGTTCCGGTGCATGGATCCGCTGCGAGTGGGTACCCGCAGGCGTCGAGTTGATCCCGAACCGAGGAGGCGGCCGTGGCCGGCGACGTCGTGGACTTGATCATGCAGGACCACCGTGAAGTAGAGCGGTTGTTCGGCGAACTCGAGCGGCATCCGGAGAAACGGCCGCTGCTCGTCCCGGTGCTCTCCGCGCTGCTCACCGCGCACAGTCGGGCCGAGGAGGCAGAGGTGTACCCGGCGGCGAAGAGCGAGGCGGACGAGGCCGACGACGTCGCGCACGGTCAGCAGGAGCACGCCGAAGCCGAGCAGCTGCTCGTGAAACTGAACGGAACCGAACCCGCGTCGAAGGAGTTCGACAAGGTGCTCTCCGACCTCGTCGAGGCGGTCACGCACCACGTGAAGGAAGAGGAATCCACCGTACTGCCGAAGATGCGGCGCGAACTGGACGAAGCACGGCGACGGGAACTGGGGGAGGCCTTCGTGACCAGCCGGGCTTCGCATCTCGGCGACCGCCCCGGTGAGGCCACCCGACGAGAACTGCTGACCCAGGCGCGCAACGCGGGCGTGACGGGTGCTTCGAAGATGGCCAAGGACGAGATCGCGCGCGAGGTGGCCAAGTCGTCCTGAGCGGACTGTCCTGTCGCGACGGTTGCGGTCCCGACCACAGGCTTCTACCTTCGATGGATGGCGATCGATACCGAAGCCGGGCAGGCCGCTCCTCTCGTCGTGGTACAGACGGCTCGCTCGGAAGAAGCGATCACCGTCGAAGTGGCGGGTGACATCGACATTGCGACCAGTCCTCGGCTTCGGGCCGAAGTCTTCAAATTGCTGGCCGACGCTCCCGGCGCCGCGATGA is from Amycolatopsis lurida and encodes:
- a CDS encoding GAF and ANTAR domain-containing protein, with the translated sequence MADERQWQRDKAGFGSGENMSDGPLAEQFIGLTRLLLAASTPAQVLEQVVAAAYRVVPGADLVSVTLRAPHGGFHTPVSTGEVGLELDEVQYRAGTGPCVDTADSESPGYTRSEDLRAEKRWPDFSRAAVRHGFTAILSTVLVPDAAPPRLPGALNIYSRRPGALDSQAQDTALLLATHGSLALATTSAVSRAELEASHLRRAVESRDVIGQAKGILMQRRGLTADEAFDLLRRTSQDLNVKLAELARTLAGRHAELDTQ
- a CDS encoding hemerythrin domain-containing protein, which encodes MAGDVVDLIMQDHREVERLFGELERHPEKRPLLVPVLSALLTAHSRAEEAEVYPAAKSEADEADDVAHGQQEHAEAEQLLVKLNGTEPASKEFDKVLSDLVEAVTHHVKEEESTVLPKMRRELDEARRRELGEAFVTSRASHLGDRPGEATRRELLTQARNAGVTGASKMAKDEIAREVAKSS
- a CDS encoding VOC family protein — encoded protein: MACRITELILDCADPVRMAAFWCEVLGYVEIGKDGDDIEIGPPGAGFGGPQPTLILSRSDDPKPGKLPLHIDVNPTDRDQDAELERLLAAGARPADVGQTGEESWHVLADPEGNVFCLLRARVEP
- a CDS encoding STAS domain-containing protein; amino-acid sequence: MAIDTEAGQAAPLVVVQTARSEEAITVEVAGDIDIATSPRLRAEVFKLLADAPGAAMIDMTGVGFCDSSGLSVLVQLNRHCEEAGIELSFVPSKVLRRALELTGLLPTLKVDTA